A region from the Pempheris klunzingeri isolate RE-2024b chromosome 17, fPemKlu1.hap1, whole genome shotgun sequence genome encodes:
- the LOC139216401 gene encoding inward rectifier potassium channel 2-like: MGSVRSHRYSIVSSEEDGMKLATIAVPNGYGNGNVNKVHAEHQHQSRFVRKDGHCNVQFINMSEKGQRYLADIFTTCVDIRWRWMLLIFCLSFLLSWLFFGLVFWVVALSYGDLENETQMCVSNVDSFTAAFLFSVETQTTIGYGYRYVTEECPIAVFMVVFQSIVGCIIDAFIIGAVMAKMAKPKKRNETLVFSHFATVAMRDGKLCLMWRVGNLRKSHLVEAHVRAQLLKSRTTAEGEFIPLDQVDIDVGFDSGIDRIFLVSPITIVHEIDEDSPFYEMSKQELEASEFEIVVILEGMVEATAMTTQCRSSYVASEILWGHRFEPVLFEEKNYYKVDYSRFDNTYEVPSTPDCSARELAERKSNASSSRNSFCYENEVALEKVEMEEEFEEEENREMRGVEVGTLGDTNTDVVSDSECNLGSLPLEIRPLTAESEI; the protein is encoded by the coding sequence ATGGGGAGTGTGCGAAGCCACCGTTACAGCATCGTGTCCTCTGAGGAAGACGGCATGAAGCTGGCCACCATTGCCGTCCCTAATGGGTACGGAAACGGCAATGTCAACAAGGTGCACGCAGAGCACCAACATCAGAGCCGCTTCGTCAGGAAGGATGGCCACTGCAATGTGCAGTTTATCAATATGAGTGAAAAAGGCCAGCGGTACCTGGCAGATATCTTCACCACCTGCGTGGACATCCGCTGGCGCTGGATGCTGCTCATATTCTGCCTTTCTTTCCTGCTGTCATGGTTGTTTTTTGGCTTAGTCTTCTGGGTAGTGGCCCTCTCTTATGGGGACTTGGAGAATGAGACTCAGATGTGTGTCTCCAATGTGGACAGCTTCACCGCTGCCTTCTTGTTCTCAGTGGAGACCCAAACCACTATTGGCTATGGCTATCGCTATGTGACAGAGGAGTGCCCCATTGCCGTCTTCATGGTCGTCTTCCAAAGCATTGTGGGCTGCATCATCGATGCTTTCATCATTGGCGCTGTCATGGCCAAGATGGCCAAGCCCAAAAAGAGGAATGAGACCCTGGTGTTCAGCCATTTTGCTACAGTGGCCATGAGGGATGGTAAACTTTGCCTGATGTGGCGTGTGGGGAACCTGAGGAAGAGCCACCTGGTGGAGGCCCACGTCAGAGCTCAGCTACTCAAGTCCCGCACCACCGCCGAGGGAGAGTTCATCCCCCTGGATCAGGTAGACATTGATGTAGGTTTCGATAGTGGCATTGACAGAATCTTCCTGGTGTCTCCAATCACTATTGTGCATGAGATTGATGAGGACAGTCCCTTTTATGAGATGAGCAAACAGGAGTTGGAGGCGTCTGAATTTGAGATCGTGGTGATTCTGGAGGGCATGGTCGAGGCTACGGCCATGACCACTCAGTGTCGGAGCTCCTACGTGGCCAGCGAGATCCTGTGGGGCCACCGCTTCGAGCCGGTGCTCTTTGAGGAAAAGAACTACTACAAAGTGGACTACTCTCGCTTTGACAACACGTATGAGGTGCCCAGCACCCCCGACTGCAGTGCCAGGGAACTAGCCGAGAGGAAGTCCAACGCCTCCAGCTCGAGGAACTCTTTTTGTTACGAGAACGAGGTGGCTCTCGAAAAAGTCGAGATGGAGGAAGagtttgaggaggaggaaaacagggaGATGAGGGGTGTTGAGGTCGGTACACTtggggacacaaacacagatgtggTGTCAGACTCTGAATGCAATCTGGGCTCTTTGCCTTTAGAAATAAGGCCTTTGACAGCAGAATCAGAAATCTGA